Proteins encoded together in one Anopheles darlingi chromosome 3, idAnoDarlMG_H_01, whole genome shotgun sequence window:
- the LOC125955999 gene encoding uncharacterized protein LOC125955999: protein MDIWYTVTLWMCGFCSLCALLYICTVRAQLRSWKGKGKTSQQHRQITIQKPNPTAGSFPVLVYVIQPDVKPTPCFVNLNYDDLLKNKKDRKAELLRIEPIVHGSTVNLVSNVI, encoded by the exons ATGGACATTTGGTACACAGTGACACTATGGATGTGCGGATTCTGCAGTTTGTGTGCATTG CTGTACATATGCACTGTACGGGCACAATTGAGGAGCTGGAAGGGAAAAGGTAAAActtcgcagcagcataggCAAATAACGATCCAAAAGCCAAACCCAACGGCAG GTAGTTTCCCAGTCTTGGTTTACGTTATTCAGCCAGATGTCAAGCCCACGCCTTGCTTTGTGAATTTAAATTATGATGATTTactcaaaaataaaaaggatcGCAAAGCCGAATTATTGCGCATCGAACCGATCGTGCATGGCAGCACGGTGAACTTGGTGTCCAACGTGATTTGA
- the LOC125955996 gene encoding zinc transporter ZIP11 has protein sequence MIQGYGSVTQALLGTLLTWGLTALGSGLVVLLRGNQRKSLDISLGFAAGVMIAASFWSLLAPAIELAESSHLYGTKGEFAFIPVAIGFLLGAIFVYGTDKVISYLGINSPTMMIALTHANKDKADIAMDDQVSAEHGKTSYAGVAQNAQDHSLAIGMDSFADCLNAQHTSVSRKRRKGSSTSGTAKEHSVYTNSNSQSQLDAQLSQWKRIMLLVVAITVHNIPEGLAVGVSFGAIGTTESATFEAARNLAIGIGIQNFPEGLAVSLPLHAAGFSLGKSFWYGQLSGMVEPIFGVLGAVAVSVATIILPYALSFAAGAMIYIVADDILPEAHASDNGQIATWGTIAGFVVMMCLDVGLG, from the exons ATGATTCAAGGCTACGGATCGGTAACACAGGCCCTGCTGGGTACTCTGCTAACCTGGGGCCTGACGGCGCTCGGTTccgggctggtggtgctgctccggGGCAACCAGCGGAAATCGTTGGACATTTCGCTTGGTTTCGCGGCCGGCGTGATGATTGCCGCCTCCTTCTGGTCTCTGCTAGCGCCCGCTATTGAGCTGGCCGAAAGTTCCCACCTGTACGGGACGAAGGGCGAGTTTGCCTTCATCCCAGTAGCCATCGGATTTCTGTTGGGGGCAATCTTTGTGTACGGGACCGATAAAGTGATCTCGTACCTCGGTATCAACAgtccgacgatgatgatag CACTCACTCACGCGAACAAAGATAAGGCTGACATTGCGATGGACGATCAGGTATCGGCGGAACACGGCAAAACGTCGTACGCCGGAGTGGCACAGAACGCACAGGACCACTCGCTGGCTATCGGTATGGACAGTTTTGCGGATTGTCTGAACGCACAGCACACGAGCGTGTCGCGGAAGCGCAGAAAAGGAAGCTCCACGTCGGGTACGGCTAAGGAGCATTCGGTttacaccaacagcaacagccagagCCAGCTAGACGCTCAGCTCTCGCAGTGGAAGCGgataatgctgctggtggtggctatcACGGTGCACAACATACCGGAAGGATTGGCGGTCGGTGTGAGCTTCGGTGCGATCGGTACAACCGAATCGGCTACCTTCGAGGCAGCCAG GAACCTGGCCATCGGCATTGGAATACAAAATTTTCCGGAGGGACTAGCCGTTAGCTTACCCCTGCATGCGGCCGGTTTCAGCCTCGGTAAGAGCTTTTGGTATGGGCAGCTATCAGGAATGGTTGAACCCATATTCGGTGTGCTCGGTGCGGTTGCCGTCAGTGTAGCCACGATCATTCTTCCCTATGCCCTATCGTTCGCCGCCGGTGCTATGATTTACATTGTGGCGGATGACATTCTTCCGGAGGCACATGCCAG TGATAACGGACAAATTGCCACCTGGGGTACGATCGCCGGATTCGTCGTCATGATGTGCCTGGACGTTGGCCTTGGATAA